In Scytonema millei VB511283, the genomic stretch TGAGTTTGTCGGCACTTCTATTTCTTCCAATTTTCCCAAGCAGTTTATTCCGACGGCGACGATCGCAATGAGTAGAAACCCCCACACCAAGTTTTTTAACGGAACTTATCGGGGGTACGTTCGATGCCACTTGACACGCGATCGCCTCGTCACCAACTACCGAATTGTTTCAACCATCCGCCAACCCGAAGCCAGTGTGAGAACACTCGCTTCATTCGTCGTGGAGAACGGTGAATTAGGAGTGAGGAGCTAGGAGTGAGCGTGACATTTGTAGGGGCGCACAGCTGTGCGCCCCTACAGTTCGCGTATTTTACCCAACTGAAAACCGCTATCAATTGCGAATTGCGAATTGACTTTTCTCCATCGACTCTCTTCCTCTAACTCCTAACCCCTAACTCCTCGCCCCTCTTTTCTTTGCCTTGCTAGAACGACGAAGTTCTTTGTTTTCCCGATCGCGACGACGGCGATCGCGCCATTCTACCAGTGTCAGGTAGCCGATCCCACCAGTGACAGCTAGTAAAAGACCAAACGCAGCGATCGCCAGAATGTTGAAAACTGGTAGTGTATCCACGGGATTTATTACAGTCCGTTACGACCCCAAACGACCATAGCAATAGACCAAGTAAAAGTTACCAGCAATCCAACCCAACCCAGTGTCAAAATAGCGTCCATAACAATCTGTTACAACAAATTCACAAAACAACTCTAGTGTTAATCATACTAGGAATCAGTTGTCAGTTATCAGTTATCAGTGGCTAGTGGCTAGTGGCTAGATGTTTCTCTATCC encodes the following:
- the petN gene encoding cytochrome b6-f complex subunit PetN, whose translation is MDAILTLGWVGLLVTFTWSIAMVVWGRNGL